The Candidatus Eisenbacteria bacterium sequence GGCGCCGTTCGCTGGGCGCGGTCCGGGCGTGGGCCTTCTGCAGGTCGGTCGGCACAACGTGGGTGTAAATCTGGGTCGTCATGATGTCGGAATGCCCCAGAAGCTCCTGGACGTGGCGGATGCTGGCCCCGCCCTTGAGCATTTCGGTGGCGCAGGTGTGGCGCAGGCTGTGGGTGG is a genomic window containing:
- a CDS encoding tyrosine-type recombinase/integrase — encoded protein: THSLRHTCATEMLKGGASIRHVQELLGHSDIMTTQIYTHVVPTDLQKAHARTAPSERRRTVEDARFTGGDHPHWNDRRNAPLWRALQGRKETAKGKRKTRKKPGNKA